A single window of Desulfonatronum sp. SC1 DNA harbors:
- a CDS encoding L-2-amino-thiazoline-4-carboxylic acid hydrolase, with amino-acid sequence MKKIFRNIIGYMVVSPFVVATTFLSFFFGQEKAIEIVGKRLTKSAKRSLKFWVPKIDNAKDFDSFPAKMKKKIRLWEPLYDIEVSKESNDVFKLHVSNCPFCEALNRLGMSKLSPYACEADWDIARDNADKWIFERNCQIGTGDSYCDHTYIRIK; translated from the coding sequence ATGAAAAAAATTTTCCGAAATATAATTGGTTATATGGTTGTTTCGCCATTTGTTGTGGCTACCACATTTTTATCATTTTTTTTTGGACAAGAGAAAGCAATCGAAATTGTAGGGAAAAGATTAACCAAATCAGCTAAACGGTCTTTGAAATTCTGGGTTCCGAAGATTGACAATGCAAAGGATTTCGATTCTTTTCCGGCAAAAATGAAAAAAAAAATTCGATTGTGGGAACCACTTTATGATATTGAGGTATCGAAGGAAAGCAACGACGTTTTCAAGCTGCATGTGTCGAACTGCCCTTTTTGTGAAGCGCTCAATCGTTTGGGGATGTCAAAATTAAGTCCATATGCTTGTGAAGCAGATTGGGACATAGCACGGGATAACGCTGACAAATGGATTTTTGAAAGAAACTGTCAGATAGGCACTGGCGACAGCTATTGTGACCATACTTATATACGGATTAAATAG
- the hypE gene encoding hydrogenase expression/formation protein HypE yields MTTPRLLLDTGSGGKASHRLIKDVFLKHFSNDVLDRLDDAALIHASGPLAMSTDSFTVTPLIFPGGDIGSLAVNGTVNDVAMLGARPLYLSCAFILEEGLEMDVLEQVVRSTAEAANRAGVKIVTGDTKVVPRGAVDRMFINTTGIGEILVQPCPQGHRAAPGDAILVSGTMGDHGLTILATREGLSFEAPIQSDCAGLNHLIAKLLTAIPDIHVLRDPTRGGLATTLNEIAGQSGVQCLIREEAVPVNPVVAAGCSFLGLDPLYLANEGKLICILPAQYAEQALEIMRRDEFGVNAAHIGDIQPDHPGRVVMQTPLGGRRLLDMLEGEQLPRIC; encoded by the coding sequence ATGACCACACCACGACTTCTCCTCGACACCGGCAGCGGCGGCAAGGCTTCGCATCGTTTGATCAAGGACGTGTTTCTGAAGCATTTCAGCAACGACGTCCTGGACCGGCTGGACGACGCGGCCTTGATTCATGCCTCCGGCCCCCTGGCCATGAGCACGGACAGCTTCACCGTCACCCCGTTGATTTTTCCCGGCGGGGACATCGGTTCCCTGGCCGTGAACGGCACGGTCAACGACGTGGCCATGCTCGGGGCGCGTCCGCTCTATTTGAGTTGCGCGTTTATTCTGGAGGAAGGATTGGAGATGGATGTGCTGGAGCAGGTGGTCCGGTCCACGGCCGAGGCCGCGAACCGGGCCGGAGTGAAGATTGTCACCGGGGACACCAAGGTGGTGCCCAGGGGCGCGGTGGACAGGATGTTCATCAACACCACCGGGATCGGTGAAATTCTGGTGCAACCCTGCCCCCAGGGCCACCGGGCCGCTCCGGGGGACGCGATCCTGGTCAGCGGGACCATGGGCGACCACGGACTGACCATCCTGGCCACCCGGGAGGGCTTGAGCTTCGAAGCCCCGATCCAGAGCGACTGTGCCGGGTTGAATCACCTCATCGCCAAGCTGCTGACCGCCATCCCGGACATCCACGTCCTGCGCGACCCCACCAGGGGCGGGCTGGCCACCACGCTCAATGAAATCGCCGGGCAGTCCGGAGTCCAGTGTCTGATCCGCGAGGAGGCCGTGCCCGTGAACCCCGTGGTGGCCGCGGGCTGCTCCTTCCTCGGCCTGGACCCGCTCTACCTGGCCAACGAGGGCAAACTGATCTGCATCCTTCCGGCCCAATACGCCGAACAGGCCCTGGAGATCATGCGCCGGGACGAGTTCGGCGTTAACGCCGCCCACATCGGCGACATCCAGCCCGACCATCCCGGCCGGGTGGTCATGCAAACCCCGCTGGGCGGCCGCCGCCTGCTGGACATGCTCGAAGGCGAGCAGCTTCCGCGTATCTGTTAG
- a CDS encoding HypC/HybG/HupF family hydrogenase formation chaperone: MCLAVPMEVKSINTELNVADVEIAGVKRQVRLDIIDYPASVGDYVIVHAGFALRRLDREDALETLKLFQEGLNLQFN; encoded by the coding sequence ATGTGTCTAGCCGTACCCATGGAAGTAAAAAGCATCAATACTGAACTTAACGTCGCGGATGTGGAGATCGCCGGAGTGAAGCGCCAGGTGCGCCTGGACATCATCGACTACCCGGCTTCGGTCGGCGACTACGTGATCGTCCACGCCGGATTCGCTCTGCGCCGACTGGACCGCGAAGACGCCCTGGAGACCCTGAAACTGTTTCAGGAAGGGTTGAACCTTCAATTCAACTGA
- the hypD gene encoding hydrogenase formation protein HypD has product MAPKTTPDTLAKFKDPALCRNLLDRIRAELPGPLAFMEVCGTHTVAIFQSGLRSLLPEEIRHLSGPGCPVCVTHEGEVAAFLELARKDNVIIATFGDLMRVPGPKGTSLKQAQAEGCRIEIVYSAFDALALARKHPESRIVFLGVGFETTAPTVAATIKVAKEQGLENFLVFAMHKLVPPALAALLQDPEVNLDALILPGHVSTIIGVEPYRFLAEQHGVPSIITGFEPLDILQALLLIIDQRKTGRPQVVNQYSRAVADDGNPKAREIMAEVFTVSDALWRGLGRIPDSGLALAGEYQRFDALTTLGVEVQDLPPLPGCRCGDVLKGKMQPNNCPLFSKSCTPATPVGPCMVSTEGSCAAYYKYAL; this is encoded by the coding sequence ATGGCCCCAAAAACAACTCCAGACACGCTGGCCAAATTCAAGGATCCGGCCCTGTGCCGCAACCTGCTGGACAGGATCCGGGCCGAGCTGCCCGGCCCCCTGGCCTTCATGGAAGTCTGCGGCACGCACACCGTGGCTATTTTTCAAAGCGGCCTGCGCTCCCTGCTGCCGGAGGAGATTCGACATCTGTCCGGCCCCGGCTGTCCGGTCTGCGTGACCCACGAAGGCGAGGTGGCCGCCTTTCTCGAACTGGCCCGTAAGGACAACGTGATCATCGCCACCTTCGGCGACCTGATGCGCGTGCCCGGCCCCAAGGGAACCAGCCTGAAGCAGGCCCAGGCCGAAGGCTGCCGGATCGAAATCGTCTATTCCGCCTTCGACGCCCTGGCCCTGGCCCGCAAACACCCTGAATCCCGGATCGTCTTTCTGGGAGTCGGCTTTGAAACCACCGCCCCCACGGTGGCCGCAACGATCAAGGTCGCCAAAGAGCAAGGCCTGGAGAATTTCCTCGTCTTCGCCATGCACAAGCTCGTCCCCCCGGCCCTGGCCGCCCTGCTCCAGGACCCGGAGGTGAACCTGGACGCCCTGATCCTCCCCGGCCACGTCTCCACGATCATCGGCGTCGAGCCCTACCGCTTCCTGGCCGAACAACACGGCGTTCCCTCGATAATCACCGGCTTCGAACCCCTGGACATCCTTCAGGCTCTGCTGCTGATCATCGACCAGCGCAAAACCGGCCGGCCCCAGGTGGTCAACCAGTACTCCCGGGCCGTGGCCGACGACGGCAACCCCAAGGCCAGGGAGATCATGGCCGAGGTGTTCACGGTTTCCGACGCCCTCTGGCGCGGCCTGGGCCGCATCCCGGACAGCGGCCTGGCCCTGGCCGGCGAATACCAACGCTTCGACGCCCTCACCACCCTGGGCGTTGAGGTCCAGGACCTCCCCCCCCTCCCCGGCTGCCGCTGCGGCGACGTCCTCAAAGGCAAAATGCAACCCAACAACTGCCCCCTCTTCAGCAAATCCTGCACCCCCGCCACCCCTGTCGGCCCCTGTATGGTGTCCACGGAAGGAAGCTGCGCGGCGTATTACAAGTATGCGTTGTGA
- a CDS encoding addiction module protein — MATTTERVVSEAMTLPPAQRAFVAEKLIESLDAPDMEPLSVTWQEEVRRRCAQMDRETIDLRDAEKVFAKAYSSLT, encoded by the coding sequence ATGGCTACCACCACCGAAAGAGTCGTAAGCGAAGCAATGACCCTCCCCCCGGCACAACGCGCCTTTGTGGCCGAGAAACTGATCGAGAGTCTTGATGCGCCCGACATGGAACCTTTGTCCGTCACATGGCAGGAAGAGGTTCGACGGCGTTGCGCCCAGATGGATCGCGAAACAATAGACCTTCGCGATGCGGAAAAGGTCTTCGCCAAAGCTTACTCTTCGTTAACATGA
- a CDS encoding ABC transporter ATP-binding protein, with protein sequence MLVLKNVDVFYGRVHAIRRVSLHVNQGEIVALIGGNGAGKTTLLTTISGLLRANGGSLAFEGRELTRERPERIVAAGISQVPERRLVFKPMSVEDNLLLGAYHRYSLKNKALIRKDIQDIYEMFPVLGQRKDQLAGNLSGGEQQMLAIGRALMAKPRMLLLDEPGMGLAPALSQMIFRHVAELRDAFGLTVLLVEQNAKSALKIADRGYVLETGRIILQGPSEELLLNRDVQRAYLGRDVEVE encoded by the coding sequence ATGCTCGTTCTGAAAAACGTCGATGTCTTTTACGGCCGGGTGCATGCCATTCGGCGGGTTTCCCTGCATGTGAATCAGGGGGAGATCGTGGCCTTGATCGGCGGAAACGGGGCCGGGAAGACCACCTTGTTGACCACCATTTCCGGATTGCTGCGAGCCAATGGTGGCAGTCTGGCCTTCGAAGGGCGGGAGCTTACCCGGGAGCGTCCGGAACGGATCGTGGCCGCGGGGATTTCCCAGGTGCCGGAGCGGCGTCTCGTATTCAAGCCCATGAGCGTGGAGGACAATTTGCTCCTGGGCGCGTATCATCGCTACAGCCTGAAGAACAAGGCCCTGATCCGCAAGGACATTCAAGATATCTACGAGATGTTTCCGGTCCTGGGGCAACGCAAGGACCAGCTTGCCGGTAACCTTTCCGGCGGGGAGCAGCAGATGCTGGCCATTGGCCGGGCCCTGATGGCCAAGCCCCGGATGTTGCTCCTGGACGAGCCGGGCATGGGACTGGCCCCAGCCCTGTCCCAGATGATCTTTCGGCATGTGGCCGAGTTGCGCGACGCCTTCGGCCTGACCGTGCTGCTGGTGGAGCAAAACGCCAAAAGTGCCCTGAAGATCGCGGATCGGGGCTATGTGTTGGAAACCGGGCGGATCATCCTGCAGGGGCCGTCCGAGGAACTGCTGCTGAACCGGGACGTGCAACGCGCCTATCTGGGGCGGGATGTGGAGGTGGAGTGA
- a CDS encoding type II toxin-antitoxin system RelE/ParE family toxin: MAGRGSTALRPDGSRNNRPSRCGKGLRQSLLFVNMKQVWFYPDAEIEMTEAAAFYEKQQSDLGKRFLTAVQDAVNRIVINPRLYPAVELDVRRCLTKTFPVGVLFRERPDEIIVVAVMHLHRYPNYWKHRNTTPPHPIKL; encoded by the coding sequence ATGGCAGGAAGAGGTTCGACGGCGTTGCGCCCAGATGGATCGCGAAACAATAGACCTTCGCGATGCGGAAAAGGTCTTCGCCAAAGCTTACTCTTCGTTAACATGAAACAAGTCTGGTTCTACCCCGACGCGGAAATCGAGATGACCGAAGCGGCTGCATTCTACGAAAAGCAGCAATCCGATCTCGGCAAGCGATTCCTGACGGCCGTTCAGGACGCAGTCAACCGTATCGTTATAAATCCTCGTCTTTATCCCGCCGTGGAGCTTGATGTCCGCCGATGTCTCACCAAGACATTTCCTGTTGGCGTCCTTTTCCGGGAACGTCCCGATGAAATCATCGTCGTAGCGGTCATGCACCTCCACCGATATCCCAATTACTGGAAGCACAGAAATACAACCCCACCTCATCCCATCAAATTATGA
- a CDS encoding HD domain-containing protein — translation MSLDVANQTESAHASFPFPDGPEWTERVRTPSSERCREMWALWEMPEHIQMHSLLVTRVALGIAEMVREKILPGLDIDQVLAAAMLHDVAKIYTIRHGGSHSQIGAAWVQERTGNPVVARAVLHHVDWPFAMDLQRYPVSLIVCYSDKRVRHTEIVTLDERFADLQERYGVNAKARHHIQQSLEQGRAIERLFSEGLKVELNAYSFDSRRMV, via the coding sequence ATGAGCTTGGATGTAGCCAACCAAACCGAGAGTGCCCATGCTTCGTTTCCGTTTCCGGACGGCCCTGAATGGACGGAGCGGGTTCGGACGCCTTCCTCCGAACGGTGCCGGGAAATGTGGGCGCTTTGGGAGATGCCGGAACACATCCAGATGCACAGTTTGCTGGTGACCCGGGTCGCTCTGGGCATCGCCGAGATGGTCAGGGAAAAAATACTTCCGGGATTGGATATCGATCAGGTCCTGGCCGCGGCCATGCTTCATGACGTGGCGAAGATCTACACCATCCGCCACGGCGGTAGCCACAGCCAGATCGGGGCCGCATGGGTCCAGGAGCGGACCGGAAACCCGGTGGTGGCCCGGGCGGTGCTGCATCACGTGGACTGGCCCTTTGCCATGGACCTGCAACGCTATCCGGTTTCGCTGATCGTCTGTTACAGCGACAAGCGGGTCCGGCACACGGAAATCGTCACTCTGGACGAGCGGTTCGCCGATCTCCAAGAGCGCTACGGCGTGAACGCCAAGGCGCGACATCATATTCAACAGTCCCTGGAGCAGGGGCGGGCCATCGAGCGCCTGTTCAGCGAGGGATTGAAGGTGGAACTCAATGCGTATTCTTTTGATAGCCGGCGGATGGTCTGA
- a CDS encoding phenylacetate--CoA ligase family protein: MFEPELEGMRREELEQLQLERLQSTLTRVSRNVPFYRKKFEELGLDPYDFTSLDDVRELPLTTRQDLRDNAPYGLFAVPLREVVRLQTSSGFSGGTTVFGYTLSDIRKWSRLTARVLAAGGANKEDVVHVAHTYGLSTMAFGMHYGAETLGATVVPVSSGNARRQVGIILDYRATALACIPSYALFLADLMDEMGVNRNALPLRWGMFSGEVWSEATRQAIQERLNITATDNYGVSEVMGPGVAGECLERGGMHIQEDHFLAEIIDPQTLQPVPAGQVGELVLTTLTKEALPMIRFRTGDLTRLIPDPCPCGRTFLRMERIQGRSDDMLIIQGINVYPERIKAILAETHQVQPNHLIVVDRYGGLDKVMLLVEADMVEPDQIKTQQRFIDLTRQQLAMELGLVFEVKLVERQTIAELETGTGRVVDRRRP, from the coding sequence ATGTTTGAGCCGGAACTGGAGGGCATGAGGCGGGAGGAACTGGAGCAGCTTCAGTTGGAGCGGTTGCAGTCCACCTTGACCAGGGTTTCCCGCAATGTCCCGTTCTATCGCAAGAAGTTCGAGGAACTGGGCCTGGACCCGTATGATTTCACCTCCCTGGACGATGTCCGCGAACTGCCCCTGACCACGCGCCAGGACTTGCGGGACAACGCTCCCTACGGCCTGTTCGCCGTGCCCTTGCGCGAGGTCGTGCGCTTGCAGACGTCCTCGGGGTTTTCCGGTGGGACCACGGTCTTCGGCTACACCTTGAGCGACATCCGGAAGTGGTCGCGGCTTACGGCCCGGGTTCTGGCCGCAGGCGGGGCGAACAAGGAAGACGTGGTTCACGTGGCCCATACCTATGGTTTGTCCACCATGGCTTTTGGCATGCATTACGGCGCGGAGACCCTGGGGGCCACCGTGGTTCCGGTCTCCAGCGGCAACGCCCGCCGGCAGGTGGGGATCATCCTGGACTACCGGGCCACGGCTCTGGCCTGCATCCCGAGCTATGCCCTGTTTCTGGCCGACCTGATGGACGAGATGGGCGTGAACCGCAACGCCCTGCCCCTGCGCTGGGGTATGTTCAGCGGGGAGGTGTGGTCCGAGGCCACGCGGCAAGCCATCCAGGAGCGCCTGAACATCACGGCCACGGACAACTACGGCGTCAGCGAGGTTATGGGGCCGGGCGTGGCCGGGGAGTGCCTGGAGCGTGGGGGCATGCACATCCAGGAAGATCATTTCCTGGCCGAAATCATCGACCCGCAAACCCTCCAGCCGGTCCCGGCGGGTCAGGTGGGCGAGCTGGTGCTGACCACCCTGACCAAGGAAGCCCTGCCCATGATCCGCTTCCGCACCGGGGACCTGACCCGACTGATCCCGGACCCGTGTCCCTGCGGTCGGACTTTCCTGCGCATGGAGCGCATCCAGGGCCGCAGCGACGACATGCTGATCATTCAGGGGATCAACGTCTATCCGGAACGGATCAAGGCCATCCTGGCGGAAACGCACCAAGTCCAGCCGAACCATTTGATCGTGGTGGACCGCTACGGTGGGCTGGACAAGGTCATGCTCCTGGTGGAGGCGGACATGGTTGAGCCGGATCAGATCAAGACCCAGCAACGCTTCATCGACCTGACCCGTCAGCAGTTGGCCATGGAATTGGGGCTGGTCTTCGAAGTGAAGCTGGTCGAACGCCAAACCATCGCTGAGCTGGAAACCGGCACGGGGCGGGTGGTGGATCGGCGGCGACCGTAG